CATATTCATATGGGTGATGGATCTTCCTGTAAAGAATTAACCCTCTCCCCAGGCAAACACACCATCACCACGTTGTTCGCTCAAGGAAACCATGTGCCTTTAAACCCACCACTAAGCGCCACTATTACTGTGACCGTGAAATAGTTGGTTGAGAAAATAAAAACCTAAAATTAAGGACAATCAAAAATGCAAGCAAAACAAGTTTTGAAAACAGCTGCCGGAGCATTGGCCGTGATGACAATGATTGGGGCTTCGACCTCCTGGGCGGTGGAATCGCCTGAAGACATGGTCATGATACCAGCAGGACACTTCCTCATGGGTGTGGATAAAGAAGTGAATCCAAAAACAGAAAAAATGTCTAAAGCGCAACAACTCAAATACCGTGTTTCCCGTGAAGCCTTCCATGACGAAGGACCCGCCCGCACTGTCATCCTGGATGCTTTCTACCTCGACAAGTATGAAGTTTCCAACCAGCATTATAGTGAATTCATTAAAGCTATGGGACATCCCGCACCGGCCTATTGGGACGATCACAAGCGAAACAAGCCCGAACAGCCGGTCAGCGGTGTCAACTACAATGACGCCAACGCTTATTGTGGATGGGCCAACAAACGTCTTCCGACAGAAGCTGAATGGGAAAAAGCTGCCCGTGGCCCTGAAGGATACAAGTATCCGTGGGGCAACGAACTTGATCCAAGCAAGGCGAACTTTGGCCGAAAGCAGGAGTTCACCGCTAATGTAGATGCCTACCCGGAAGGCAAAAGCCCTTATGGAGTATTCAATATGGCGGGAAATGTTTTTGAATGGGTACAGGATTGGTACGATCCCAATTTTTATAAATCAAAAATCACCAGGGAAACCGTTAATCCAACGGGCCCAAAGGAAGGCGCCTGGCTTAGTGGTACCGGAACCTACGTGGACCGGATTGCTGTGGGTAAAAAACGGGTCATCCGTGGAGGTTCCTGGTATGCCCCGGCGGAAAGTGTGACCAACACGCATCGGTTTTGGAACGACCCCATGAACAACAGTTACGGTGTTGGCCTCGGATTTCGATGTGCACGTTCCGTGGAAGATGATTCTATCCTCCAGGCGCGAATTTTCTACATGGATGCTCTAATCAATTTGGGGGCAGAAAAATATCCCAGGGCAATGAAGTCCATTGAAAAGGCGTTGAGCCAGGATGCAACGAACCCGGAGTACCTGCAACTGAAGGAAATGATTCAGAAGCAGGTTAAGTAGCTAAACTATTACTTTAGTTTAATTAAAGAGGAGAGGATTAATCCTCTCCTCTTCATTCAGCTAAGTTGCTTTATGAAAAAAACAGGAGAAGTTTTCGATGAAAGATCCTTTTCATAATCCAAATAAATCAGCCCTAACGGGATATTTATTTCTCTGGGCAGCTTTATTTCTCAGTATTCCGGTTTCGGGGTTCGGCGAAGATTTTAATAAAGAAAACTCCGTCAGCAAGACAGCCGAGGCTCGTATGGCTGTGGAGCGGGCTTGGGAAACCTACCATCATGGAGCATTGGGTGGAACCCTGGCATCTCCCGCGATCCAGACTGAATTAGAAATGAACCTTCATCAATCCCGCGCCCTTCTTGCGGAAGCTTACGATGCGGAAGAAAGAGGGGATATGAAAGCCGCCGACAAAGTAATCCATCAAATCATGCAAATTACCCACAGAGTCATTACCGAAAGTCAGGGGCCAAAAAAATGAATGCTTTAAAAAAAGGTTTTAATTGGGCCTTTCTGATTTGCTTGGTTTCGGCGTCATTCAATCTACAAGCTCCGGTTTTTGCCAATTCCAATGAGCCAGCGAACCGGGATCCCGTTAAAATGATAAAAATTCCGGCGGGCGAGTTTTTGATGGGCAGCAAACAGGGAGAAGGCAGACCCGATGAAAGATCCCAGCGAAAAGTATTTCTAGACACCTATGCAATCGATGCTTATGAAGTAACCAACGAACGTTATTTAGTTTTCATCCATACCACCGGGCGTAAAGAACCAATCAATCCTTATGGAGACAAATTATTATCAGAAGAATCAGACGTTGGCAATTTACCCGTGGTTCAGGTGACTTGGTATGACGCAGTGGATTATTGCCGCTGGGCGGGAAAACGCCTGCCCACGGAGGCGGAGTGGGAAAAAGCGGCGCGGGGAGAACAGGGGTTTACCTTTCCATGGGGCTCTGAGCCTCCCTCACAAAAGGCAGTTAATTTTCAAAGAAATTGGGAGGGAACCCAGACCCTTTGGCAAGTTGGGTTAAAACCGGATACATCCTCACCCTATGGAGTGCAAGACATGGCCGGAAACGTTCGCGAATGGGTGAGCGACTGGTATGCCTCAGATTATTACGCAACGGCTCCCAACAAAAATCCGCTAGGTCCGGAAACGGGAATTTTGAAAGTAATCAAAGGCGGTTCATGGCACAGCTTTAAAGCGGATGTGCGACCGGCTTCCAGAGGTAAAGGCGGATTCGCGCTTAAGACTGATGGCATTGGGTTTCGTTGTGTCAGGTCGATTAAATTACTTAAAACAAATCCTACTTCAGGAGGAACTCATGAAGAGCCATTCAACTAAATATATAATCAAAGTTGTTTTTTCTTTTCTCTTAACGATCTTCATCGGCACTTGCCTGCCCATTGCCGCGGTAGCAGAATCCTCCGCACCCCAAAATATGGTCCTTATCAACCCCGGTGGTTTTATACGCGGCATCGACAAAACTCCTGCCAGCGACGAAAGCAAAGAACCATCCCCGGACAAAGAAACCAAATATGAAGTTTCAAAAGATGCCTTTGACGATGAAGGTCCGGCGCAAATGATTTATCTAAGTGCCTATTACATCGATAAGTATGAGATTTCCAATGCTCATTACACCGAGTTCATCAAAGCCACAGATTATCCGGCTCCAGCCTATTGGGATCACCGTCAATTAAACCAACCCAACCAACCGGTTACGGGAGTGAATTGGTACGACGCTAACGCCTATTGCCACTGGGCAAACAAAAGATTGCCGACGGAGGCGGAATGGGAAAAAGCCGCGCGTGGGCCTGGGGGTTCAATATATCCCTGGGGCAATGAACTGGATTACAGCAAGGCGAATTTTGCCAAAGGTAAAACGGGTCAGAAGCACATTACGGCACCAATAGATTCTCACCCGGAAGGGAAAAGTTATTACGGTGTCTATAACATGGCAGGCAATGTTTTCGAATGGGTTCAGGACTGGTATGACCCGAACTATTACAAAACTTCGAAGGATATTAGCAACCCAGCAGGACCCCAAATAGGGGGTGAACCGGGTATCACTGGAACCTACCCAGATGGGCTTGCCGCCGGGAAAAAGAAAGTCATCCGGGGCGGGTCGTGGTTCGCTCCGCAACAAAGCATCACCACCACGCACCGTTTCTGGAATGATCCGATGAACAATTCTTATGGGGTTGGATTGGGTTTTCGATGTGCGCGCGACGTGGAAAGCGATTCTCAAATGCAAGCCCGTTCATTTTATATGCTCGCACTCATTCACTTGGGGAATGAAAAATATAAAGAAGCATTAGCATCTATTAACAAAGCCCTGGAGACCAGTCCCGACAACAAAGAATATCAGGCACTCAAGGTTATGATCGAAGAACAGGGCAACATCTAGATTACGAATGGCTCTTTTGATTGCGGAAATGGGGGGGGGGAATGAAAAATTTAATTATTATTTTGCTCTCTTTGCTTTTAAGCGTATTGCTAACATCCTGCGCGGTTGAACCTCGAAAAACGGTTCCTGAAATATACAGAGCCGGGCAAGATTATTATCATCAGGCTTGCGCCAACTGCCATGGACCCGATGGATTGGGAGGAAGGGGACCGAAATTGATTCAAGAGAAATTTTCGTCCACGAACTTTTCCAATATTAAGCTTGCCAAGACTATTCTGAATGGATCAGATTCTGGCGCCATGCCTTCCCAAAAAGGAAAAGTATCGGAGAAAGAGATTCAGGAGATCATTAAATATCTTAGATACTCGCA
The nucleotide sequence above comes from Nitrospinota bacterium. Encoded proteins:
- a CDS encoding formylglycine-generating enzyme family protein, producing the protein MQAKQVLKTAAGALAVMTMIGASTSWAVESPEDMVMIPAGHFLMGVDKEVNPKTEKMSKAQQLKYRVSREAFHDEGPARTVILDAFYLDKYEVSNQHYSEFIKAMGHPAPAYWDDHKRNKPEQPVSGVNYNDANAYCGWANKRLPTEAEWEKAARGPEGYKYPWGNELDPSKANFGRKQEFTANVDAYPEGKSPYGVFNMAGNVFEWVQDWYDPNFYKSKITRETVNPTGPKEGAWLSGTGTYVDRIAVGKKRVIRGGSWYAPAESVTNTHRFWNDPMNNSYGVGLGFRCARSVEDDSILQARIFYMDALINLGAEKYPRAMKSIEKALSQDATNPEYLQLKEMIQKQVK
- a CDS encoding SUMF1/EgtB/PvdO family nonheme iron enzyme, producing the protein MIKIPAGEFLMGSKQGEGRPDERSQRKVFLDTYAIDAYEVTNERYLVFIHTTGRKEPINPYGDKLLSEESDVGNLPVVQVTWYDAVDYCRWAGKRLPTEAEWEKAARGEQGFTFPWGSEPPSQKAVNFQRNWEGTQTLWQVGLKPDTSSPYGVQDMAGNVREWVSDWYASDYYATAPNKNPLGPETGILKVIKGGSWHSFKADVRPASRGKGGFALKTDGIGFRCVRSIKLLKTNPTSGGTHEEPFN
- a CDS encoding SUMF1/EgtB/PvdO family nonheme iron enzyme translates to MKSHSTKYIIKVVFSFLLTIFIGTCLPIAAVAESSAPQNMVLINPGGFIRGIDKTPASDESKEPSPDKETKYEVSKDAFDDEGPAQMIYLSAYYIDKYEISNAHYTEFIKATDYPAPAYWDHRQLNQPNQPVTGVNWYDANAYCHWANKRLPTEAEWEKAARGPGGSIYPWGNELDYSKANFAKGKTGQKHITAPIDSHPEGKSYYGVYNMAGNVFEWVQDWYDPNYYKTSKDISNPAGPQIGGEPGITGTYPDGLAAGKKKVIRGGSWFAPQQSITTTHRFWNDPMNNSYGVGLGFRCARDVESDSQMQARSFYMLALIHLGNEKYKEALASINKALETSPDNKEYQALKVMIEEQGNI
- a CDS encoding cytochrome c; the protein is MKNLIIILLSLLLSVLLTSCAVEPRKTVPEIYRAGQDYYHQACANCHGPDGLGGRGPKLIQEKFSSTNFSNIKLAKTILNGSDSGAMPSQKGKVSEKEIQEIIKYLRYSQKISGIS